From the genome of Ascaphus truei isolate aAscTru1 chromosome 15, aAscTru1.hap1, whole genome shotgun sequence:
tatttatttagttagtgtggggctgttgtgtgtattttttttttcattgtgggtagtgggggtgggtgaagggggtattagccccaacggtggtttgtttagggcttgcgggtgggtagcgggaggccttaaccccttcatgaccgtagcggtattaaccgctacggtcgtgaaggggttaagtgcacccgcaaaccccccgcaagccctaaacaaacaacaagggccaaatacccccttcacccacccccgctacccacaataaagctggtacggctgtttaaccccttcattaccttagcggttaaccgctaaggtaatgaagtgggctttaaatgcatttttcctgcctcggatgcatgccgggtggctcgggtgctgatattaatggtatcagctccggagacccccggcatcaatcccagccaggaaaaaggcctgaattttttctaagtgccgatccgccactcatccgctgcctctgagcagcaacttgccatctttttcttgcgtggctgatccgcaaaacgccattctagagtggcgaatagctccgcttagctactcgccactattagaatacagcgtggcggaaaaagttggattttttggcggaaagtgccttttcgccccaccaccggcggaaaaaaaaaaccgccagacaaactggcatttttttttaatctcgccactttctcgcccgttactgaatacggataggctttttaggcgggaaagtggcgagaattgcctttccgctgcttactgcatgaacccccaTGACTCTATAGATTTGGAACACCAAAAGGTGTTTGGGGACAAGTTTGACTATGCCATCTGCAAGGACCAAGTCCACCCTTATATCCATTTGTCTATGTTACCTATTGATATTTAGTTCTCGGGTTCATTTAAGCTACTATtatttgtgtatatacatatatacctaaGACCTTTAACGTGTGCTCTATCCTATGTGGTTAACGGATTTTCGCAAGTCACTTTTGCTCCTATTGTTAGAAGGTCTGCTAGTTATTCAGAAGTGACATGTATTTCAGGACGTATGAAGAACAATTATATACTAGCCCTCTCTATTCTTAGTGAACATCTGCTACAATATAATATTACAATTCTAAGTAAAATATGGCACTATTTTGACCGTTTTCATAATGCTCCTAATCAATACAGTAAGAATTGGGACCGAAGGGGTTAAGACGTTTAAGGAATTATCCTATACTTGCCTCCATGGGCTATTTAAGGGACATGACATTAAGTCTTCAttcccctgaagaagcgtagGTGTACTACGCGAAACTTGCGCTGGGTTTTAGAAACATCACGACAGTGATGTCAGTGGCTGAGAGATGATGCGGAGGCAGTTGAACCACGGGCTGGAAACCGGGTAGTATAGCAGAGGATGTAATAAGTTTACACTGTGCCTTTTGCTGTGCTACTGTAGCCATTATGCGCCATATGGGTTTGATATACTGACATTGCTTACACAGACAGACGGTTTAGGTTATCTGTTAAGTGCGATGCTAGTTGCCAATATGCTAAGATGTGCCAGGTCGGTCTGATACATTGAGATTGCTTGCACAGATAGATTTGATTCGGTTGTCACTTTTTACTTGTTACACGGCGTCCCTCCGCCACTAAGAAGGCTTTACCGGGCTAGGGGATATGTGCTGATTACTAACAGTGCATGTAGCTGTGAGTGTTGAACGCTATAATCCTACCATAGGGAAGTGCAAAACAAAGTGTCTACCGCTACTGAGTAATGCTCTATAATCTGAGCAATGGATTTATTGGGTAGACGGAATATATATTGCGCAATTGATACTTACTAACTCTCTGTGTCATTAACGTTTGATTCCAAGCAGTGTTTGACTTTACATTGACACTGGCGGTCGACATAATCTGTCTTTATCTCACTGTGCATAAGGACTCAGGTCATTGTCCACCTGTGTATGGACTTTGCAATACGCAGCGTGAAAGCAGAGTGACACATATAGCATTGTTTAGCTTTGTACATAGTGTTCCCACTTAGCTCAGATTTAATGAGCAGTACCTGCTTACCGTATGGTCACGCTCACTTCTGAGCTTTGCTAAAGAGCATAAACCATTTCGTCTGCATAACACACTCCCAGTATTATTAATCTGTAATTTATAAATTGTGATCTAGAGGatttttgtgtatatatctatatatatatttttatatatatatatatataaatgtaaatacaactgtatgctcatctgcatgtcttaggcattcATATCAATGAATGTGCACATCTGCTCCTACCCTGGTTCACATCTCACCACATGTTTTTAATTATCACTTTGTATATATCTATCACATTGTATAttgattaataaaatgttattgcttTTTTATTAATTTGAGAAAATTTGAGAAAATTAGACCAGTCTCTATGCATGATATTGTATCAGTCTGCCCATTCATTAGCAATTAATTTACTGATGATACTTTACAAGATACTTACTCTTGATTTAAATAAGTAGAGTGCAAACATTGGGGATACTTTTGTTCTGGTCTTCTTAGATTTTTGGTTGGATTTAGTGTATATCTCCTATGCACCACTTGTAAATTACGCTTACAAGTATATTAGGGTTGAGCGGTGAGCTTTATTGTTATCTGTAATCATGCAGCAtgacctgggtatgcccaggaatacacccgtgaaatgttcgaaaaacggccgctgcatctgtatgtgagcGTCTTAGTAACTGGTTATCCCTAAACATGCCTGGATTTAGAGatgggtttctcccctgtgtgtgtcctcctgTGTTTCCTCAGGATGGATAAATCACTAAATCTCTTCCCACATtccatacatgcggtctctcccctgtgtgtgtcctcttatgTTTCCGCAGGCTGCatgactgactaaatcccttcccacattccccacatacatgcggtctctcccctgtgtgtgtcctcttgtgtgtcaTCAGTTGGGATAAGCcattaaatcccttcccacattccccacaaaaatgtggtctctcccctgtgtgtgtcctcttgtgtgtgttcaggtgggataactgactaaatcccttcccacattccccacatacatgcggtctctcccctgtgtgtgtcctcttgtgtatgtctAGGCTGcgtgacacactaaatcccttcccacattccccacatacatgcggtctctcccctgtgtgtgtcctcatgtgtgtgtccaggctggatgacacactaaatcccttcccacattccccacatacatgcggtctctcccctgtgtgtgtcctcatgtgtttgtccaggctggatgacacactaaatcccttcccacattccccacatacatgcggtctctcccctgtgtgtgtcctcttgtgtatgttcatgtGGAAtaaatgactaaatcccttcccacattcaccacatacatgtggtctctcccctgtgtgtgtcctcttgtgtgtgttcaagcTGGATAACTGaccaaatcccttcccacattccccacatacatgtggtctctcccctgtgtgtgtcctcttgtgtatgttcatgtGGAATAAATGACTAAatgccttcccacattccccacatacatgtggtctctcccctgtgtgtgtcctcttgtgtgtgttcaggctggataactgaccaaatcccttcccacattccccacatacatgtggtctctcccctgtgtgtgtcctcttgtgcatGTTCAGATggaataaccgactaaatcccttcccacattccccacatacatacggtctctcccctgtgtgtgtcctcttgtgtgtgttcaggctggataactgagtaaatcccttcccacattccccacatacatgcggtctctccccggtCTGTGTTGTCTTCTGTGCATTttggtctgataaccaagtcaggctcttcccactttctccaagatcttttcctgtggcagcagctaatatatatattttggcatGAGAaacagttacattgtttattaattgccttgactggttgaaagatgcattttctgtcatatttattggaatgttgcaagattgttctgtcctcatcttttccatattctcatttgggtgtttgaacttcagatgtttgaggaggtaatcctgactgctaaaagcaaccttgcagtgttggcatgggtggattattggtgcttgtctttgtactagacgagacaaaaaagtcactgttacacaaactgtcttacaaaaggtcatgcaggagaggtaagttggcGTATCACAGAaagttcaggatgaaagtaaactgtagatgtacattgtaaGAATGAAggtttagcacaacatgtgcagcattagggccgggagagtagatgtagtggatcatacatttaaagtggatcataatatttaacgatttaaaaggaaatctcattagctgcaaaacaccaattaGAGTGGAAGAACTCTTTTCAAATCCTTTGATAGATAGTAAGTCGATAGTTTCAGTTGTGAAGGTATAATTTAAAAATGTTTGTACAATGAATAGAATACAGTATGTGTCTCATTAAAAGCTCACATATCAGTCACCGGGTGTTCCCGTTACAGCACCATGTGCCAGGTCTCTAATAGTTATAGGATGACCCAACTTTATGCTAAATCTCCATTGTTAAATCAGGAACCAAATGCCCAatacaggacatacatgaaaacgagaggtaactctcaatgtgttacttcctggtaaaacattttataa
Proteins encoded in this window:
- the LOC142466732 gene encoding uncharacterized protein LOC142466732 isoform X2, with amino-acid sequence MEKMRTEQSCNIPINMTENASFNQSRQLINNVTVSHAKIYILAAATGKDLGESGKSLTWLSDQNAQKTTQTGERPHVCGECGKGFTQLSSLNTHKRTHTGERPYVCGECGKGFSRLFHLNMHKRTHTGERPHVCGECGKGFGQLSSLNTHKRTHTGERPHVCGECGKAFSHLFHMNIHKRTHTGERPHVCGECGKGFGQLSSLNTHKRTHTGERPHVCGECGKGFSHLFHMNIHKRTHTGERPHVCGECGKGFSVSSSLDKHMRTHTGERPHVCGECGKGFSVSSSLDTHMRTHTGERPHVCGECGKGFSVSRSLDIHKRTHTGERPHVCGECGKGFSQLSHLNTHKRTHTGERPHFCGECGKGFNGLSQLMTHKRTHTGERPHVCGECGKGFSQSCSLRKHKRTHTGERPHVWNVGRDLVIYPS